The Tessaracoccus aquimaris sequence GCGGCCTCGACCCGCTGATGGAGAACGTCTTCCAGTCGGTGATCGCCGACGCGAATCAGCGCGGCACGACCGTCCTGCTGTCGAGCCACATCCTGGCCGAGGTCGAGTCCCTTGCGGACCGGATCTCGATCATCCGCGACGGCCGGATCGTCCAGTCGGGCACGCTCGCCGAGCTGCAGAGTGGAATCCGCTCGACGATCCACGCGACGCTCGGCCGTGTGCCGGACGAGGCCGCGCTCGCCCTGCTCGACGACGCGCACGTCGAGGGGCACCGCTTGTCGGCAAGCATCGACTCGGCACACATCGGCGAGGCGATGGAGCGGCTGACACCGTTCGGCATCGAGGCCCTCACCGTCGAGCCGCCGTCGCTCGAGTCGCTGTTCCTCCGCCTGTACGACACCGTCGAGGACCGATGAGCGCCTCACCTGTGACCGGTGCCCTCCCGCTGCTGAGGGCCGAACTGAAGCACGGCGGTCGGCTGTTGGCGCCGTGGGTGCTGCTGGCGACGCTGCTGTCGTCGTCGTCGGTGATCGTCTACCCGTGGCTGTTCCCCGAGCAGCACGACCGGGCGGCCCTTTCGCTCGCGATCAGCACCAACCCAGCGCTCGGCCTGATCTTCGGCCACGCAGGCGACCTCACCACCACCGACGGCTTCAACGCCTGGCGCTCGCTCGCCATCGGCGGCCTGCTCGCGGCGATCGGCGCGATCTTCGCGATCACCCGAGCGACAAGGGCGCAGGAGGACAGCGGCCAGGCCGAACTCCTCGCCTCAGGAGTGATGGGACGCGGCGCCCGCCTGACGGCCGCGGTTGCGATGGGGCTTGGCATGGGTGTGGTGCTCGGTCTCGTGACGGGTCTCGTCACGGTTGCGTTCGGCGGCGGCTGGGAGGCGTCGATGCTGCTGGCCGCGACCATGACCGTGACGGGCTGGATGTTCACTGGCGTGTCGGCCATCGCCGCACAGTTGGGGTCGGATGCACGCACCGCCAACACGCTGGCCGCGTCGGCGTTCGGGATCCTGTTCATGGCGCGCGGCTTCGCGTTCTCGATCGAGGCACCCGACTGGGTGCTGTGGGCCAACCCGCTCGGCTGGATGTCGCAGACGCATCCCGCGACGGAGAACCACTGGTGGCCGCTGCTGCTCGGCGTGGGCCTGACGGTCGTGCTGGTGGCCGTGGCGTTCGTGCTGCAGACGCGGCGCGACTTCGGCGTCGGCGCCATCGCCCCGCGGCCGGGACCAGCGCGCGGTCGCCTGCGTTCCGCCTGGGGCCTCGCGCTGCGGCTGAACCGTGGGCCAGTGATCACCTGGGCAGTCGCGTTCGCCGCGCTGGGCGTCGTGTACGGCTACTTCACGACGTCGGTGCCGGACCTGCTGGGCGACGACTCCGCCGTGCAGCAGATCCTCGCTGCGGGCGCGGCGACCCGCGAGGAACTGATCGGCTCATTCGTGGTGATGATCCTGAGCCTGGTCGGCATCCTCGCCTCTGTGCCTGGAGTCCAGACGATGCTGCGCGTGCGCGCCGAGGAGGTCGACGACCGGGTCGAGCCGGTCCTTGCGACCGCCGTGTCGCGCCCGAAATACTTCGCCAGCAACGTCGTCATCGCCCTGCTCGGGCCTGCGCTGTTCGTGGTGATCGCCGGAACGATCGTCGCCGCGTTGGCGTCGTCGGCCGACATCGGCCTGTCCTTCGGGGACGTGCTACGGCAGTCGGTCTCGACGATCCCCGCGGTCTTGACGGTGGTCGCGGTCGCGGTCGCCGTGGTCGGCGCCCGCCCGGCGGTCCCACCGGCTGCGTGGGCGGGCGTGCTGCTGTCGTTCGGCCTGACGCTGTTGGGCCCGAGCTTCAAGCTCCCCGATTGGGCCTTGGGCATCAGCCCGTTCTGGCACGTCCCGAACGTGATGTCCGCCGACTCAGACTGGTGGGGCCTGCTGTGGATCTCCTTGGTCGCACTGTTCCTACTGGCGGTCGGCTTCGCAGGCTTCCGCCGCCGAGACTTGGCTAGGCAGTAGGGGCTGATTCCGAGGAAGCGGTTTCGCTGGTCATCGAGATGTCTATCGCGAGCGCCTATCAAAGCTTTCCTTTGAACATCGAGTCATCTATCAAAGGTTGAATACTCATCCTTTGATAGGCTGACGATACGGGAAAGGAAACCACCTATGGCCACATGGGAGGAAGCTCACTGGGAATCGAGTGTCGACTCCGGTACCCCTAAGGCCGAGCGGCAGGCGGGCGCCTATCATCGCTACGCTCCCGACTTCGTCGACGGCATCGGACTCGCGGTCGACGGAGACCTGTCACGCATCGTCAGCCGGGTCGAACGCAACATCCGTGCGCTCAACGGTCCCGGTGCCGAGGGCCTGGCAGGCATTGCCCGCTTCCTCCTTCGCTCGGAGGCCATCGCTAGCTCACGCATCGAGGGAATTGCTCCCTCGGCGCAGCAGGTGGCACTCGCTGAGCTGGGCCAGTCCGAGACGGTCCGCGGTGTCAGCGAACAGGCCAAGCTTGTTGCCAACAACATGACGATCGTGAGGGAGGCGACGACAAAGCTCGTCGAAGCCGAGGCGGTTACCGTCCAGGATGTCGTTGAGCTCCACCGTTCGCTCATGCCCGATGAACCACGCCATCATGGGCTCCGGGAAGTGCAGAACTGGATCGGCGTCTCGCGCTGGACGCCGATTGGTGCCGCCTTCGTTCCGCCCGACCCGGCAATGGTGCCTGGTTTGATGGGTGACCTGACAAAATACCTCAACGGCGCGGCGCACTCTCCGCTCATTCAAGCCGCGGTAGTGCACGCGCACTTCGAAACCATTCACCCGTTCACCGACGGCAACGGGCGGGTCGGGCGGGCGCTGATCCACACGGTGCTCGCGCGACGAGGGCTCACAGAAGACGCAGTGCTCCCCATCAGCCTCGTCCTGGCGACCCTCAGGGACAGGTACGTCAGCGGCCTGAGCTCCTTCCGGCATGCCTCTCCCGCAGGTAGCCCGGAGGCGAACAGGGCAACGAATGCGTGGTTGGAGACCTTCGTCGGAGCGGCAGAGATCGCGGTCGAGCAGTCCGAGTCGCTCGTGCGTCAGATCGAGGCCCTTCGTGGTGAATGGACTGAGCGCCTCACTTCACACCGCACTGCGACCGGCATGCGCCCCGTGCCGCGCGCAGACTCGGCAACGGCACGACTGCTCGCTCAACTGACCGAGGCTCCGGTCGTGTCGGCGACCACGCTGGCGAAGATCCTCGGCGTGTCATATCCGGCAGCGAGTGGGGCTCTTGACGAGTTGCGACAGGCAGGCATTCTGATCCCCAGATCCATCGAGCGGGGCGCGACCGCGTACATCGCGCGGGAGGTTCTCGACTTGGTCACGTTCTCGGAGCGCGCCCTAGCCAGCACCCAGTTCGACACACTCGCAGCGCAACCCGATCGCCCTGTTCCGGCAAGGCCGCGACGTAACTAGCAGCAACGAGATCCCCCGTTGGCCCTACGCGAAGAAGTCTTCGTCGATCTCGACGACCTTGTACGTCTCTCGGATTTGGACTCCAACCCCGAAGCGGATCATCAGGTCCGTGAGCCGGGCCCCGTCGATCAGGATGATGCGGGTCGGAGTCATGTCGGCGAACTCCCTCGCACCCTTCGAGAAATGACTTGTGGTGATGAACACGCCGCTGTCCGCACGACCGTGAACTGCGCCGACGAAGCCCTGCACCTCCGGGCGGCCGACAGTGACGCCCTCTGAGTACCGCTTGGCCTGGATGTAGATCCGGCTGAGGCCCAGATGATCCTGGTCGATGACGCCGTCGATGCCTCCGTCATTGCTGAGCTGGGTGACCGCCCCAGACCCGAGCGTGCCGCCGTACCCCATCGCCAGGAGAAGGTCGACGACCGCCTGTTCGAAGAATGCGGGTTCCTTACCGCGCAAGCGCTGGAGGAGCTCCAGCGCCACGTCCCGGTGGATACGGTCGACGCCCTCCTCGACCTGTTCAAGCGGCGTCATCGCCTGCCCGCTCGTTTCCGCCATAGCCGGCGCGCCCTCCAACACCGCAGACGTCGCCCTGGGGGCGGCAACGTAGGGTGACAGGCCACCCACTCTGTCCTCGGCGAGCGCGGAGACGTCGCGCTCCCTGAGCCCCTCAGGGAACCGCTCGAGCAGCCCTCGCCCGGCCTCGGCGATGCGGTAGTTGCCTCGCGAAGGACGATCAAGAGCACCCACATTGGTGAGGTAGGACAGCGCCCAACCGATCCGGTTCTCATACATAGGCTGGCCCGACGACAAGACGACGCTGCGTTGCTGCTCCGTGAGACCGACCTGTCCCGCCACCAACGGCATCAGTTCTCGTCGATGACGGATCTCGCCATCGCTGAGTGCCCGAAGGGACGGGAGCATGAACCCCTCCCACGTCGGCATCTCTGCGTTCATCGGTACTCCCCTCGTCCAGTCAACCCGAAGAACCGCTCGAAGAACGACCCGAGTCTGTCGATCACGCGTTGCTTCTTCTCACCGTGGCCAGCACTTGGGGCGAAGCGCGACACGGGGGGCAGGATCCTCGTGATGGCAGTGCCCGTTGTGCGAAGCGAGCCATCCCTGAAGGCGGCTTCGACGAAGACGTGTGTCTCATCCGGCTTCAGGTTCTCGTCCGCGATGATCTCTTCGAGTTCCGTTTGGCGGCGCTGCTCGACGTAGCTCTGCCACTGGTCGTCCACCGAGGTGCCGATCGACACCTGGTCGACAAACGCCTCGATGAGGTCGCGCTTGTCGCGCAGCGTCGGGCTGGACTCGACAGCCCGGGTGATTTCAGCCCGGATCTCCTTGTCGCGACCGTCGCCATGCTCGTCGCGGAACTTCTGCACGAGCAGCAGGATGTAGTCGACGTTGATCTCGACCTGTTTGATCAGTTCGATCTCGAAGACGACGTCGTCCGCGATGGACTCCTTGTCCGCCGCGGCCCCCTTGCGGAACTCGGCGTGCAGGTCGAGGTAGCGGCTCTTGTAGTCCTGTAGCTGGCGGGGCGTGAGGAGCTCGGAACCGGCGAAGTCGTCGAATGAAGTGAGGATGTTGTCGAGCCGCAGGATTGCCCCGAAGAGTGCGATGAACTGCTTCTGCGCGGCCTCCCCCACGATCGGGAGTCCCTCAGGAAAGAGGCGGGTGAGCTCGTCGACCTTGTCCGCGTACTCCGAGTAGTACTCGCCGTAGGGTTTGAGCAGCACGACACCTCGAGCATCCTTGTTGCCGAACAGTTCGAGGGCCGAGTTGGTGGCATCTTCCAGGTTCCGGAACGCGACGATGTTGCCGTACGTCTTGACCGAATTGAGGATGCGGTTGGTCCGCGAATAGGCCTGGATCAACCCGTGCGACTTGAGGTTCTTGTCGACGAACAGCGTGTTGAGCGTGGTGGCGTCGAAGCCCGTGAGGAACATGTTGACGACGATCACGAGGTCGAGGTCGCGGTTCTTGAGCCGCTTGGACAGGTCCTTGTAGTAGTTCTGGAACTTGTCCGAGGACGTGTCGAAGCTGGCGCCGAACAGGTCGTTGTAGTCCTGGATCGCGTCCTCGAGGAACTCACGCGAGTCGGCGACGAGGGCGTCGGTGTCGAAGGCCTCGTCGTCGAGGATGCCGTCGTCGCTGGCCTCGTTGGCGCCGTAGGAGTAGATCAGCGCGATCTTGAGCCGCCGATCTGGGCTCAGCCCCTCTTGTTGGAGCTGGAACTGGTTGTAGTAGCGCTTGGCGGCGTCGATGGAGGCGGTCGCGAAGATCGCATTGAAGCCCTTGACCCTGCGCTCCCCAAGGCGGTAGCGGGAATCACGTTTGGTCTTCTGGTCGAAGTGTTCGAGCGTGTAGGCCACCACCTGGCTCAGCCGCTCGGGCGCCAACAAGGCCCGCTCGGTGTCGATGGCCGAGACCTGAGCGTCGACGACATCGCCAACCTGGATGGTGTTGACGTAGTCGATCCGGAACGGCAGCACGTTCCTATCAGTGATGGCATCGACGATGGTGTAGGTGTGTAGCTTGTCGCCGAAGGCCTGTTCGGTTGTCTTCAGCTGGGGGTTTCCTCCGCTGCCGCTGTTGGCGGCGAAGATCGGGGTGCCGGTGAAGCCGAACAGGTTGTAGCGCTTGAACGCCTTAGTGATGTCGGTGTGCATGTCACCGAACTGCGACCGGTGGCACTCGTCGAAGATGAGCACCGTGTGCTGGTCGTAGACGGGGTGTGTCTTGTTGCCCTTCACGAAGCTGGAGAGCTTCTGGATGGTGGTGATGATGATCTTCGCCCCAGCGTCCTCCAGCTGGCGGTTCAGCACGGCCGTGGAGGTGTTGGAGTTGGCCGCGCCCTTCTCGAAGCGGTCGTACTCGCGCATGGTCTGATAGTCGAGGTCCTTGCGGTCAACGACGAACAGCACCTTGTCGACGCTCGGCAGCCGGGAGGCGAGCTGGGCGGTCTTGAAGGACGTGAGCGTCTTGCCCGAGCCGGTAGTGTGCCAGACGTAGCCGCCCGCATCGAGGCGTCCGAGCCGCTTGTAGTTCGTCGCCACTGCGATGCGTTGCAGGATCCGCTCGGTGGCAACGATCTGGTAGGGCCGCATGACGAGCAGGAGCCGATCGTCCGTGAGGACGCAGTAGCGGGTCAGAATGCTCAGCAGCGTGTGTTTGGCGAAGAAGGTCTTGGCGAAAGATGGGAGATCCTGAATGGGCCTGTTCTGCGCGTCGGCCCACCACGAGGTGAACTCGAAACTGTTGGAGGTGCGCCTCTTCTTGCCCGCCGCCTGGCCCTCCTTGAGGTGCTGGTTACGGGTGGTGTTGGAGTAGTACTTCGTGAGGGTGCCGTTGGAAATGACGAACAGCTGCACGTACTCAAACAGCCCGGACCCGGCCCAGAAGCTGTCCCGCTGGTAGCGGTCGATCTGGTTGAACGCCTCGCGAATGTCGACACCGCGGCGCTTCAGTTCGATGTGGACCATCGGCAGGCCGTTGACGAGCACCGTCACGTCATAGCGGTTCGCGTGCGTGGCGCCGCCCTCACCCTGGCCGAGCTCGTACTGGTTGATCACCTGGAGCCGGTTGTTGTGGATGTTCGCCTTGTCGATCAGGGCGATGTTCTTCCTGGTGCCGTCGTCGCGGTCGAGGAGTTGGACGTGATCTTCCTGGATCCGGACGGTCTTCTCGACGATGCCGTCATTCCTGCCCGCGATCCGTTTGGCGAAGAAGCTCTCCCACTCGGCCTCGGAGAACGTGATGGAGTTGAGCGCCTCCAGTTGGGAGCGGAGATTTGCGACCAGCTGCGCCTCGGACGTGATCGGCAGATACTCGTACGCTTGGCTGCGCAACAACGCGATCAGCTCGGTCTCGAGCTGGGCCTCGGACTGGTAGTCGCTGCCCGACGGCTCGGGCGTGTGCTCGGCGACGACGGTGCTCTGATCCGAGACGGCAATGGGGTCGAACGCGCGCGGATCGCTCATGCCGGCGCCTCGTCGAAGGTGAGGAGCTTGTCGCGGTAGTACTCGTACTGCTTGCGTCGGGCGGCAATCTCGGCTGGGAGACCCGCGTCTAGTCCATTGGTCAGGAGATCCAGCTCATCCAGGAGGGCGGCGATACGCCGCTGTTCGGGCAGCGGAGGTAGCGGAACCTCAATCTTGGCGAGTCGTTCCTTTGACACATTGATCCGTGTGACACCGTTTGCCGTGCGTTTGATTTGGCGCCGCATGTTCTCAGACCTGAACAGATGCTTCTCAAACTCGGGGTCGAGAAGCCCTGCGTCATGGGGTCGGAATCCGATGCAAAAGCTGTTCAAGTAGATCGGTTCGTTCAACTCTTGGGTCACAACCGAGGTCATCCCTACCTCATCGAGCGATTCGGAAGATCCAGTAAAAATGACATCACCAAAGAGCAATGACCGCTGCTTTTCAGCGGGACCTACTTTAACAAAATCGGCGGCATTCACATCCAGAGCCAGATTCGAAAACACGTTCTTATATGAAGCGTAACGCGCGTTGCCGAGAGAGAAATCCGTTTTTGTCTTTCCAGTTAGACCACCGAATAGGATACCTAGCTCACCCAGGGGCCGCCGAGGGATTTCGCCGTCGAAATCCAAGAGCAAGTCACGATAGAAGACGTACTGGTTCCGACGCGCTTTCAGCTCCGCTTTAAGGGGCTCTTCGTACTTGCGGTGGGTCGGGGGCGACACGCCGGGTGAGCGGGGTGGGCTGAGGTAGGGGTCGGGGCCCTCAGGATCAGGAGTTACCAAGCTTCTTATCCACCGAGGACCCCGACTGTGTCTGAGCCTACGACGTGTGCTGCGCGCTGCCCCCATGACGACGCCTACTGCGACAACTGTGACCGTCTGGTCGGCTTGCCCGGCGTGCACGTCATCGGAGTGGACCGGCGACCTGCCGGGCTGGTGGTCGAGGTCGAGTCCCCACCAGCGATGATGGGCTGCCCGACCTGCGGGGTGGTAGCCCGCAGCCATGACCGACGGACGGTCACCTTGGTCGAC is a genomic window containing:
- a CDS encoding ABC transporter permease is translated as MSASPVTGALPLLRAELKHGGRLLAPWVLLATLLSSSSVIVYPWLFPEQHDRAALSLAISTNPALGLIFGHAGDLTTTDGFNAWRSLAIGGLLAAIGAIFAITRATRAQEDSGQAELLASGVMGRGARLTAAVAMGLGMGVVLGLVTGLVTVAFGGGWEASMLLAATMTVTGWMFTGVSAIAAQLGSDARTANTLAASAFGILFMARGFAFSIEAPDWVLWANPLGWMSQTHPATENHWWPLLLGVGLTVVLVAVAFVLQTRRDFGVGAIAPRPGPARGRLRSAWGLALRLNRGPVITWAVAFAALGVVYGYFTTSVPDLLGDDSAVQQILAAGAATREELIGSFVVMILSLVGILASVPGVQTMLRVRAEEVDDRVEPVLATAVSRPKYFASNVVIALLGPALFVVIAGTIVAALASSADIGLSFGDVLRQSVSTIPAVLTVVAVAVAVVGARPAVPPAAWAGVLLSFGLTLLGPSFKLPDWALGISPFWHVPNVMSADSDWWGLLWISLVALFLLAVGFAGFRRRDLARQ
- a CDS encoding Fic family protein, whose amino-acid sequence is MATWEEAHWESSVDSGTPKAERQAGAYHRYAPDFVDGIGLAVDGDLSRIVSRVERNIRALNGPGAEGLAGIARFLLRSEAIASSRIEGIAPSAQQVALAELGQSETVRGVSEQAKLVANNMTIVREATTKLVEAEAVTVQDVVELHRSLMPDEPRHHGLREVQNWIGVSRWTPIGAAFVPPDPAMVPGLMGDLTKYLNGAAHSPLIQAAVVHAHFETIHPFTDGNGRVGRALIHTVLARRGLTEDAVLPISLVLATLRDRYVSGLSSFRHASPAGSPEANRATNAWLETFVGAAEIAVEQSESLVRQIEALRGEWTERLTSHRTATGMRPVPRADSATARLLAQLTEAPVVSATTLAKILGVSYPAASGALDELRQAGILIPRSIERGATAYIAREVLDLVTFSERALASTQFDTLAAQPDRPVPARPRRN
- a CDS encoding restriction endonuclease, producing the protein MNAEMPTWEGFMLPSLRALSDGEIRHRRELMPLVAGQVGLTEQQRSVVLSSGQPMYENRIGWALSYLTNVGALDRPSRGNYRIAEAGRGLLERFPEGLRERDVSALAEDRVGGLSPYVAAPRATSAVLEGAPAMAETSGQAMTPLEQVEEGVDRIHRDVALELLQRLRGKEPAFFEQAVVDLLLAMGYGGTLGSGAVTQLSNDGGIDGVIDQDHLGLSRIYIQAKRYSEGVTVGRPEVQGFVGAVHGRADSGVFITTSHFSKGAREFADMTPTRIILIDGARLTDLMIRFGVGVQIRETYKVVEIDEDFFA
- a CDS encoding type I restriction endonuclease subunit R; amino-acid sequence: MSDPRAFDPIAVSDQSTVVAEHTPEPSGSDYQSEAQLETELIALLRSQAYEYLPITSEAQLVANLRSQLEALNSITFSEAEWESFFAKRIAGRNDGIVEKTVRIQEDHVQLLDRDDGTRKNIALIDKANIHNNRLQVINQYELGQGEGGATHANRYDVTVLVNGLPMVHIELKRRGVDIREAFNQIDRYQRDSFWAGSGLFEYVQLFVISNGTLTKYYSNTTRNQHLKEGQAAGKKRRTSNSFEFTSWWADAQNRPIQDLPSFAKTFFAKHTLLSILTRYCVLTDDRLLLVMRPYQIVATERILQRIAVATNYKRLGRLDAGGYVWHTTGSGKTLTSFKTAQLASRLPSVDKVLFVVDRKDLDYQTMREYDRFEKGAANSNTSTAVLNRQLEDAGAKIIITTIQKLSSFVKGNKTHPVYDQHTVLIFDECHRSQFGDMHTDITKAFKRYNLFGFTGTPIFAANSGSGGNPQLKTTEQAFGDKLHTYTIVDAITDRNVLPFRIDYVNTIQVGDVVDAQVSAIDTERALLAPERLSQVVAYTLEHFDQKTKRDSRYRLGERRVKGFNAIFATASIDAAKRYYNQFQLQQEGLSPDRRLKIALIYSYGANEASDDGILDDEAFDTDALVADSREFLEDAIQDYNDLFGASFDTSSDKFQNYYKDLSKRLKNRDLDLVIVVNMFLTGFDATTLNTLFVDKNLKSHGLIQAYSRTNRILNSVKTYGNIVAFRNLEDATNSALELFGNKDARGVVLLKPYGEYYSEYADKVDELTRLFPEGLPIVGEAAQKQFIALFGAILRLDNILTSFDDFAGSELLTPRQLQDYKSRYLDLHAEFRKGAAADKESIADDVVFEIELIKQVEINVDYILLLVQKFRDEHGDGRDKEIRAEITRAVESSPTLRDKRDLIEAFVDQVSIGTSVDDQWQSYVEQRRQTELEEIIADENLKPDETHVFVEAAFRDGSLRTTGTAITRILPPVSRFAPSAGHGEKKQRVIDRLGSFFERFFGLTGRGEYR
- a CDS encoding restriction endonuclease subunit S, yielding MSPPTHRKYEEPLKAELKARRNQYVFYRDLLLDFDGEIPRRPLGELGILFGGLTGKTKTDFSLGNARYASYKNVFSNLALDVNAADFVKVGPAEKQRSLLFGDVIFTGSSESLDEVGMTSVVTQELNEPIYLNSFCIGFRPHDAGLLDPEFEKHLFRSENMRRQIKRTANGVTRINVSKERLAKIEVPLPPLPEQRRIAALLDELDLLTNGLDAGLPAEIAARRKQYEYYRDKLLTFDEAPA